One Fusarium falciforme chromosome 1, complete sequence genomic window carries:
- a CDS encoding Alpha-1,2-Mannosidase translates to MLFRTRGLVLVGGLMTLVLFFFWTSKAPGPGYYSAGGFQNHGWPVKASLWRTDQDASYLWSSVKVNYPHSAFQPLPTAAPIKYPKVQATFPEFTVSAAELRRERQQAVKETFTRCWNAYKKHAWMADELSPVSGGQTNPFGGWAATLVDSLDSLWIMDMKDEFNEAVAAADEIDFTKTDLKEVNIFETNIRYLGGFLSAFELSNDMRLLRKAVQVGEMIYKAFDTPNHMPITRWNFHAAKEGKDQIAGAGVLLAEIGSLCMELTKLSQLTGDPKWFDASQTIMDLLAVQQGSTMLPGQWPLVVDAKSQVFNQGNTFTLGAMADSVYEYLPKMAAMMGGQLPIYQTMYEKAMDTVLQHNLFRPMTPENKDILISGQIHAKNKDGQIQLELESQGQHLVCFLGGMMALGGRLFNREQDIDAAVKLTNGCIYTYQAFPHGIMPETFYMVPCASQEACEWDEKRWKEGVLKEARIQESDTAQVDAIIKDEHLPKGFTKIPDRRYILRPEAIESVFMLYRVTGKSEFAEHAWTMFKAIEEATKTELANTAVWDVTVPDEKPREVDSMESFWMGETLKYFYLIFSNPDLISLDEYVFNTEAHPLRRLVA, encoded by the coding sequence TTGGTAGGCGGCCTGATGACGCtggtcctcttcttcttttggaCCAGCAAGGCCCCTGGACCTGGCTACTACAGCGCCGGCGGCTTCCAGAACCACGGCTGGCCCGTGAAGGCCTCGCTCTGGCGAACCGACCAGGATGCGAGCTACCTCTGGAGCTCCGTCAAGGTCAATTATCCCCATTCCGCCTTCCAGCCGCTGCCTACCGCCGCCCCCATCAAGTACCCCAAGGTCCAGGCCACGTTCCCCGAGTTCACGGTGAGCGCCGCTGAGCTGCGCCGTGAGCGCCAGCAGGCAGTCAAGGAGACCTTTACACGATGCTGGAACGCGTACAAGAAGCACGCGTGGATGGCCGATGAGCTCAGCCCCGTGTCCGGAGGCCAGACCAATCCCTTTGGCGGCTGGGCCGCTACTCTGGTTGATTCGCTGGACTCGCTGTGGATTATGGACATGAAGGATGAGTTCAAcgaggctgttgctgctgccgaCGAGATCGACTTTACCAAGACGGATCTCAAGGAAGTCAACATTTTCGAGACAAACATTCGCTATCTCGGAGGCTTCCTCTCTGCTTTTGAGCTGAGCAATGACATGCGTCTGCTGCGCAAGGCCGTCCAGGTTGGCGAGATGATCTACAAGGCCTTTGACACACCCAACCACATGCCCATCACCCGCTGGAACTTCCATGCCGCCAAAGAGGGCAAGGACCAAATTGCTGGTGCTGGCGTTCTTCTCGCTGAGATTGGTAGCCTGTGCATGGAGCTTACAAAACTCTCACAGCTGACGGGCGACCCTAAATGGTTTGACGCGTCGCAGACCATCATGGACCTGTTGGCCGTGCAACAGGGCTCGACGATGCTCCCAGGCCAATGGCCTCTGGTTGTGGATGCTAAGAGCCAGGTCTTCAACCAAGGAAATACGTTTACCCTTGGCGCGATGGCAGACTCTGTGTATGAGTATCTACCCAAGATGGCCGCCATGATGGGTGGTCAGCTGCCCATCTACCAGACCATGTACGAGAAGGCTATGGACACGGTGCTGCAGCACAACCTGTTCCGGCCGATGACACCTGAGAACAAGGACATTCTTATCTCTGGGCAAATTCacgccaagaacaaggacgGTCAAATTCAGCTTGAGTTGGAGAGCCAAGGCCAGCATTTGGTGTGTTTCCTTGGAGGCATGATGGCGCTGGGCGGACGACTGTTCAACCGTGAGCAGGACATTGACGCCGCCGTCAAGCTCACCAATGGCTGCATCTACACATACCAGGCGTTCCCGCACGGAATTATGCCTGAGACCTTTTACATGGTTCCCTGCGCCAGCCAAGAGGCGTGTGAATGGGATGAGAAGCGATGGAAGGAGGGCGTTCTCAAGGAGGCCAGGATCCAGGAAAGCGACACGGCACAGGTGGACGCCATTATCAAAGATGAGCATCTCCCCAAAGGTTTCACAAAGATTCCGGATCGCCGATACATCTTGCGCCCCGAGGCCATCGAGAGCGTCTTCATGCTTTACCGTGTGACGGGCAAGTCCGAGTTTGCTGAGCACGCGTGGACCATGTTCAAGGCTATCGAGGAGGCCACCAAGACGGAGCTGGCCAACACGGCTGTATGGGACGTGACGGTGCCTGACGAGAAGCCGCGCGAGGTGGACTCGATGGAGTCTTTCTGGATGGGCGAGACTCTCAAGTACTTCTACCTCATCTTCAGCAACCCAGATCTTATCAGTTTGGACGAGTATGTGTTCAACACCGAGGCACATCCTCTTAGGCGCTTGGTAGCCTAG